TTCCTCGTTCGTGATTGCCACAGAAAAACCATTGATATGACCTAACTGATAGAGTTCATTCAGTTGATAGGTGAGTGAGTCTGTGATTGGTGAATTTTTTAAGGAAGTTTCATTTTTCTCTGAGATAGATTGACAAGAGATGAGCAGTAGAAAATAGAAGCTTAATAATTTACTCATTTTTATTTAGTGTTTGGTTGTTGGTATTCTTCAAGTCAAGTTGACTCAAAGTGATGGAATAGATCAAAAAGTTCTGGTAAATATAAGTAAGTCTCGGAATAATTGTAACTGTCTTTCTCTTTTTTAATACAGGCTTAATATAGCCAAAAAGGGTAGATGAAATGAACATCTACCCATTAAGTATTAGATCAAGGATTTAGTGAATTCCTCAATCGTTAATTTTGGTTTTCCTAGGAGGTCCCAAGTAGGTTGGGACACTTGTTCTTCTTTTAATTGCTCAACATAAGTAAGCATATGTTCCATGAAATCTTCATACTCTTTACTAGGAAGACCAATATGTTTTATCGTTTCCATAGGGTATTCAGATATTTGGATAGAAGGATTATAAATATTGACAAACCTTTGAGCCGCTTCAGGGAAGCTTAACCCTTCTTGTCCCTGTACTGTAAATGCTCTATTGTAAACTTTATCGTTTCCGATGGCATTATAAATTGTATCCGCTAAATCTGTAGTGTTGGTAAAAAATACAGGGTATTGGTGGTGACCAATAATGCCGAAATCTTCTCCTTGAATAAACGTAGGGAAGGAGTCTAAAAATACCGAACAATGGAAGTAAGTATAATTAATACCTGAGTTTTTTAGGTATTCCATTCCAGGTTTACGGATACGATTCGTTTTATATTCCATGCCTTTCACAGCAAATTCTGGATGTGAGGAATCGATACCCACAATCTGCATAATATGATTGATACCTAATTCTTTACTGATATCAATAACATTCATAATACCTTCTCTTTCGGGTTGGAAGGAAGCATTTTCATCCCAGTTGGTTGTATTAAGATTAAGGTAAATAGTCTCAGATCCGGTTAATGCCGTTTTTAAACTATCTTTTTCCGCTACATCTCCGTAAACAATCTCAACTGTAGAAGGTAATATTTCTTTTGCCTTCTTGATATCCCTAACTACAGCCTTAACTTGTACCCCTTTTTTTGTAAGTTGTTTTGTAATAGGTAAACCTAATGTGCCAGTAGCACCGATGATTGTAATTTTTTTCATGTTTGAGTGTTTAATGACTTACTTTGATACCAACAATTCCAATGATAATTAGAGATAAAAATAGGATTTTGTACCAGCTAAACGCATCATGGAAAAGTAATAACCCCACCAGAATAGTTCCGCTGGATCCAATGCCTGCCCAAACGGCGTAGGCTGTGCCCATCTCAATAGATTGCATTGATTTAAGTAGTAAACCAAAGCTTAACGACCCAAATACGAAGAAACCAACAAT
The Flammeovirga agarivorans genome window above contains:
- a CDS encoding SDR family oxidoreductase, with protein sequence MKKITIIGATGTLGLPITKQLTKKGVQVKAVVRDIKKAKEILPSTVEIVYGDVAEKDSLKTALTGSETIYLNLNTTNWDENASFQPEREGIMNVIDISKELGINHIMQIVGIDSSHPEFAVKGMEYKTNRIRKPGMEYLKNSGINYTYFHCSVFLDSFPTFIQGEDFGIIGHHQYPVFFTNTTDLADTIYNAIGNDKVYNRAFTVQGQEGLSFPEAAQRFVNIYNPSIQISEYPMETIKHIGLPSKEYEDFMEHMLTYVEQLKEEQVSQPTWDLLGKPKLTIEEFTKSLI
- a CDS encoding DMT family transporter, with amino-acid sequence MSWIYLLLSGLFEVAFTTSMKYSEGFTNWKGIVGFFVFGSLSFGLLLKSMQSIEMGTAYAVWAGIGSSGTILVGLLLFHDAFSWYKILFLSLIIIGIVGIKVSH